A genomic segment from Aegilops tauschii subsp. strangulata cultivar AL8/78 chromosome 1, Aet v6.0, whole genome shotgun sequence encodes:
- the LOC109781860 gene encoding GDSL esterase/lipase At5g45910, whose translation MERTPSSWCILLCLAAASAVAVAAAAPLPQYYNAIFSFGDSFSDTGNFVIINSGKLPNMPKFPPPYARCSNGRLVIDFLAEALGVPLLPPSANKGTNFSQGANFAVMGATALELKYFRDNNVWSIPPFNTSMKCQLEWFQEVKETVCSSPQECKEFFGKALFVFGEFGGNDYSFAWKAEWSLDKVKTEMVPKVVESMIGGIEAVLDEGARHVVVPGNLPAGCIPITLTMYASEDRSDYDPRTGCLKKFNSVALYHNAMLRIALDQLQRRRPDARIIYADYYTPYIQFARTPHLYGYKRGALRACCGGGGPYNYNMSSSCGLPGATVCDDPDAHVSWDGIHLTEAPYRFIANTWLKGPYAYPPLASVVRDDMVY comes from the exons ATGGAGAGGACGCCGTCGTCGTGGTGCATCCTCCTGTGTCTGGCCGCCGCTTCGGccgtggcggtggcggcggcggccccgCTGCCGCAGTACTACAACGCCATATTCAGCTTCGGCGACTCCTTCTCCGACACGGGCAACTTCGTCATCATCAACTCCGGCAAGCTGCCCAACATGCCCAAGTTCCCGCCGCCCTACGCCCGCTGCTCCAACGGCCGCCTCGTCATCGACTTCCTGG CCGAGGCGTTGGGAGTGCCGCTGCTGCCTCCGTCGGCGAACAAGGGCACCAACTTCAGCCAGGGCGCCAACTTCGCGGTGATGGGCGCCACCGCTCTGGAGCTCAAGTACTTCCGGGACAACAACGTGTGGAGCATCCCGCCGTTCAACACCTCCATGAAGTGCCAGCTCGAGTGGTTCCAGGAGGTCAAGGAGACCGTCTGCTCCTCCCCGCAAG AGTGCAAGGAGTTTTTCGGCAAGGCTCTTTTCGTGTTCGGCGAGTTCGGCGGCAACGACTACAGCTTCGCGTGGAAGGCGGAGTGGAGCCTGGACAAGGTGAAGACGGAGATGGTGCCCAAGGTGGTGGAGTCGATGATCGGCGGCATCGAGGCGGTCCTGGACGAGGGCGCGCGGCACGTGGTGGTGCCGGGCAACCTCCCCGCCGGGTGCATCCCCATCACGCTCACCATGTACGCGTCCGAGGACCGCAGCGACTACGACCCGCGCACCGGCTGCCTCAAGAAGTTCAACAGCGTGGCCCTCTACCACAACGCCATGCTCCGCATCGCGCTCGACCAgctccagcgccgccgcccggACGCCCGCATCATCTACGCCGACTACTACACCCCCTACATCCAGTTCGCCCGCACGCCTCACCTCTACG GGTACAAGAGGGGCGCCCTGAGGGcgtgctgcggcggcggcggcccgtaCAACTACAACATGAGCTCGTCGTGCGGGCTGCCCGGCGCCACGGTGTGCGACGACCCCGACGCGCACGTCAGCTGGGACGGCATCCACCTCACCGAGGCGCCCTACCGCTTCATCGCCAACACCTGGCTCAAGGGACCCTACGCGTACCCGCCTCTCGCCAGCGTCGTCCGCGACGACATGGTCTATTAA